In a single window of the Littorina saxatilis isolate snail1 linkage group LG5, US_GU_Lsax_2.0, whole genome shotgun sequence genome:
- the LOC138966628 gene encoding F-box only protein 32-like, producing MPFLGQDWRSPGDQWVRTTEGWEKLRLWRLKVFENLNENVVARLIRLALTMDLGPHRQTTERRQPYFFFNKGTSREKKELTSLSEALLRLDMAGAVKDIRRSNFVCKLLQLILENKFANLSGTAQKHIFQILEATINEALRTELNLGWARELLSQAQKGLDQGQNYHIGSQCLWERHHALVCKLSNQVAAYQLKQRDEDNRVTLSDLPADCIRSILYCVADHRDIIHTGQAASKLQDFSQEMLLWRELCQYHFSNRQILTFLPSNVVVGKDEEEDSIDWKNIYKRCYKRFGKKETFADMLAMCTHCCSIYWQSLGHPCISDVEAKSRVLSPEDFIKLFPL from the exons ATGCCGTTTCTTGGACAGGATTGGCGATCTCCAGGTGACCAGTGGGTCCGTACAACAGAAGGATGGGAGAAACTTCGACTGTGGAGGCTGAAAGTTTTCGAGAATCTCAACGAAAATGTGGTGGCCAG ACTGATCCGCTTAGCTCTTACAATGGACCTCGGTCCTCACAGACAAACAACAGAACGCAGGCAGCCATACTTCTTCTTCAACAAAGGAACTTCTAGAGAG AAAAAAGAACTGACATCACTGAGTGAGGCGCTGCTGCGTCTGGACATGGCTGGGGCTGTGAAGGACATCCGACGCTCAAATTTTGTTTGCAAG CTGCTGCAGCTGATTCTTGAGAACAAATTTGCAAACCTGAGCGGAACTGCACAGAAACACATCTTTCAGATCCTGGAAGCCACCATCAATGAAG CATTGCGCACAGAGTTGAACCTGGGCTGGGCACGTGAGTTGCTGTCACAAGCCCAAAAGGGGCTGGACCAGGGTCAGAACTATCACATCGGCAGTCAGTGTCTGTGGGAGAGACACCATGCATTGGTCTGCAAGCTCTCCAACCAGGTGGCTGCATACCAGCTTAAACAG aGGGACGAAGACAACAGAGTGACACTGTCCGATCTCCCTGCAGATTGCATTCGCAGCATTCTGTACTGCGTGGCTGATCACCGTGACATTATCCACACAGGGCAGGCTGCTAGCAAGCTGCAAGACTTCAGTCAGGAGATGTTGCTATGGCGAGAGCTGTGCCAGTACCACTTCAGCAACCGGCAGATCCTGACCTTCCTCCCGAGCAACGTGGTTGTGGGgaaggatgaggaggaggacaGCATTGACTGGAAGAACATCTACAAGCGGTGCTACAA GCGTTTCGGGAAGAAGGAGACTTTTGCAGATATGCTGGCCATGTGCACTCACTGTTGCAGCATTTACTGGCAG tccCTTGGCCATCCTTGCATCAGTGACGTGGAAGCAAAGTCAAGAGTGCTGTCCCCTGAAGACTTCATCAAGTTGTTTCCCTTATAA